Proteins from a genomic interval of Cyclopterus lumpus isolate fCycLum1 chromosome 18, fCycLum1.pri, whole genome shotgun sequence:
- the agfg2 gene encoding arf-GAP domain and FG repeat-containing protein 2 isoform X1: MSNRKHRDNQEICARKVRELAQSGVNKHCFECSQPGVTYTDITAGSFVCTSCSGMLRGLNPPHRVKSISMTTFSQQEVEFLQNHGNEVGRRTWLCVFDPKTDGCSDMKDSQKFKEFLQDKYEKKKWHFSKSKNRRDVEGPWSPGVQAVPPSHGPLTSQAPSHNLPPNARSTRPLSQSQLPSWDRAPAISPADMRADVFTARSLRSQSFRDPTLKDPTLCGIERQRPGSLSSAPGAQSHVPSFPALPRPSVSSSFKKHFTLGRTVSASGTTGPFRAFPKSLSVDFGGLSHPHQHPLPHSLSQQQTGSAGQANPRVGASSHQDRYAAVSHLDSCFSEPPAVAAPPGGPPQYNALFGSRPSSSSTPASSPGVDTVSGSQTVANFPNPFSSSSASQQPVALSQSNPFSNASGHDAGAFVTSPTSVFPPSASFPAPSTHNAFHHESASNQEANGFASFPAPDSEPKVPRPMSVNPFTGNVYPGRGTSRNPFI; this comes from the exons ATGTCGAACCGAAAGCACCGGGACAACCAGGAGATCTGCGCCCGCAAGGTCCGCGAGCTGGCCCAGTCCGGAGTAAACAAACACTGCTTCGAGTGCAGCCAGCCCGGGGTGACTTACACCGACATCACGGCGGGCAGCTTCGTCTGCACGTCGTGCTCCGGAATGCT GAGAGGCCTCAACCCTCCCCATAGAGTCAAgtccatctccatgacaaccttctcccaacaggaagtggaatTCCTCCAAAACCATGGCAACGAG gtcgGGAGGAGGACTTGGCTGTGCGTGTTTGACCCAAAGACGGACGGCTGCTCCGACATGAAGGACTCTCAGAAGTTCAAAGAGTTCCTGCAGGACAAATacgagaagaagaagtg gcacttttccaaaagtAAGAACCGAAGGGACGTCGAGGGTCCTTGGAGCCCGGGGGTCCAGGCAGTGCCCCCTTCCCATGGTCCCTTAACCAGCCAGGCGCCCTCCCATAACCTGCCCCCCAACGCCAGGTCCACGAGGCCGCTG TCTCAGTCCCAGCTGCCGTCATGGGATCGAGCTCCCGCCATCTCGCCCGCCGACATGCGGGCGGACGTGTTCACCGCTCGGTCGCTGCGCTCCCAAAGCTTCAGAGACCCCACTCTGAAAG ATCCCACCCTGTGCGGGATCGAAAGACAGCGGCCGGGCTCGCTGTCGTCGGCGCCGGGAGCCCAGAGCCACGTGCCCTCGTTCCCCGCTCTCCCGCGGCCCTCAG TCAGTAGCTCTTTCAAAAAACACTTCACTTTAG GTCGCACGGTATCGGCCTCGGGGACCACGGGGCCGTTCAGGGCCTTCCCCAAGTCTCTCAGCGTGGACTTCGGGGGTCTGAGTCATCCCCATCAGCACCCTCTGCCCCACTCTCTGTCCCAGCAGCAGACCGGAAGCGCGGGACAGGCGAACCCGCGGGTCGGTGCCTCCAGCCACCAGGACCGATACGCTGCCGTGTCACATCTGGACAGCTGCTTCTCTGAACCGCCGGCGGTCGCGG ctccccctggtggtccgcCGCAGTACAACGCCCTCTTCGGCAGCAGGCCCTCGTCCAGCTCTACTCCTGCCAG TTCCCCCGGTGTCGACACCGTGTCCGGCTCCCAAACCGTTGCAA ATTTCCCCAACCCATTCAGCTCCAGCTCCGCTTCCCAGCAGCCCGTTGCCCTCTCCCAGAGTAACCCCTTCAGCAACGCATCAGGAC ATGACGCCGGTGCGTTTGTCACCTCGCCCACCTCCGTCTTCCCTCCGTCCGCCTCCTTCCCAGCACCCAgcacccacaatgcatttcatcATGAGTCAGCCAGCAACCAGGAAGCCAATG ggttcGCCTCCTTCCCTGCGCCCGACTCTGAGCCCAAAGTCCCCCGGCCGATGTCGGTGAACCCGTTCACG GGGAACGTTTACCCCGGTCGAGGGAC
- the agfg2 gene encoding arf-GAP domain and FG repeat-containing protein 2 isoform X2, with translation MSNRKHRDNQEICARKVRELAQSGVNKHCFECSQPGVTYTDITAGSFVCTSCSGMLRGLNPPHRVKSISMTTFSQQEVEFLQNHGNEVGRRTWLCVFDPKTDGCSDMKDSQKFKEFLQDKYEKKKWHFSKSKNRRDVEGPWSPGVQAVPPSHGPLTSQAPSHNLPPNARSTRPLSQSQLPSWDRAPAISPADMRADVFTARSLRSQSFRDPTLKDPTLCGIERQRPGSLSSAPGAQSHVPSFPALPRPSGRTVSASGTTGPFRAFPKSLSVDFGGLSHPHQHPLPHSLSQQQTGSAGQANPRVGASSHQDRYAAVSHLDSCFSEPPAVAAPPGGPPQYNALFGSRPSSSSTPASSPGVDTVSGSQTVANFPNPFSSSSASQQPVALSQSNPFSNASGHDAGAFVTSPTSVFPPSASFPAPSTHNAFHHESASNQEANGFASFPAPDSEPKVPRPMSVNPFTGNVYPGRGTSRNPFI, from the exons ATGTCGAACCGAAAGCACCGGGACAACCAGGAGATCTGCGCCCGCAAGGTCCGCGAGCTGGCCCAGTCCGGAGTAAACAAACACTGCTTCGAGTGCAGCCAGCCCGGGGTGACTTACACCGACATCACGGCGGGCAGCTTCGTCTGCACGTCGTGCTCCGGAATGCT GAGAGGCCTCAACCCTCCCCATAGAGTCAAgtccatctccatgacaaccttctcccaacaggaagtggaatTCCTCCAAAACCATGGCAACGAG gtcgGGAGGAGGACTTGGCTGTGCGTGTTTGACCCAAAGACGGACGGCTGCTCCGACATGAAGGACTCTCAGAAGTTCAAAGAGTTCCTGCAGGACAAATacgagaagaagaagtg gcacttttccaaaagtAAGAACCGAAGGGACGTCGAGGGTCCTTGGAGCCCGGGGGTCCAGGCAGTGCCCCCTTCCCATGGTCCCTTAACCAGCCAGGCGCCCTCCCATAACCTGCCCCCCAACGCCAGGTCCACGAGGCCGCTG TCTCAGTCCCAGCTGCCGTCATGGGATCGAGCTCCCGCCATCTCGCCCGCCGACATGCGGGCGGACGTGTTCACCGCTCGGTCGCTGCGCTCCCAAAGCTTCAGAGACCCCACTCTGAAAG ATCCCACCCTGTGCGGGATCGAAAGACAGCGGCCGGGCTCGCTGTCGTCGGCGCCGGGAGCCCAGAGCCACGTGCCCTCGTTCCCCGCTCTCCCGCGGCCCTCAG GTCGCACGGTATCGGCCTCGGGGACCACGGGGCCGTTCAGGGCCTTCCCCAAGTCTCTCAGCGTGGACTTCGGGGGTCTGAGTCATCCCCATCAGCACCCTCTGCCCCACTCTCTGTCCCAGCAGCAGACCGGAAGCGCGGGACAGGCGAACCCGCGGGTCGGTGCCTCCAGCCACCAGGACCGATACGCTGCCGTGTCACATCTGGACAGCTGCTTCTCTGAACCGCCGGCGGTCGCGG ctccccctggtggtccgcCGCAGTACAACGCCCTCTTCGGCAGCAGGCCCTCGTCCAGCTCTACTCCTGCCAG TTCCCCCGGTGTCGACACCGTGTCCGGCTCCCAAACCGTTGCAA ATTTCCCCAACCCATTCAGCTCCAGCTCCGCTTCCCAGCAGCCCGTTGCCCTCTCCCAGAGTAACCCCTTCAGCAACGCATCAGGAC ATGACGCCGGTGCGTTTGTCACCTCGCCCACCTCCGTCTTCCCTCCGTCCGCCTCCTTCCCAGCACCCAgcacccacaatgcatttcatcATGAGTCAGCCAGCAACCAGGAAGCCAATG ggttcGCCTCCTTCCCTGCGCCCGACTCTGAGCCCAAAGTCCCCCGGCCGATGTCGGTGAACCCGTTCACG GGGAACGTTTACCCCGGTCGAGGGAC
- the slc16a13 gene encoding monocarboxylate transporter 13 isoform X2, with the protein MTNAKPKAEGKSDDDEAPDGGWGWVLVGALFVSTSLVFGLMRSLGIFFVEFVQYFEESAQAISWISSTGLAAQQFFSPLGTALCNAYDTRVVVMTGGCLAGLGFILASQATSLVHLYLTMGVISGLGWGLVFTPMVATVMAHFTRRRTLVLGVGFSSIGLSSFAFNPLFQLLVETYAWRGALLILGALSLNIVACGALIRPRRRSKAPAKVDSERRSSCAATLRRVSSYLELSLLVDRPYVVYTLAVTLLNVGYFVPYFHLVAHSRQAGFSEYQAAFVMSAAGATDILGRIVSGWFSDLGHFRLIHLLTVWTTLAGLFIMLLPVSSLSGSYAALMAISLLYGFCSGALTSLVFAVVPMIVGVERMMGALGLLQLIESSGGLLGTPLSGLLKDVTGNYTASFVVAGGFVVLGTLTMTTLPHYFSCKELPPPQRRSLGNKDKGLDPELEQMHRSPTDTSCRGVNEVCSNLKECEGDNWVTITCWKNAKDME; encoded by the exons ATGACCAACGCGAAGCCCAAAGCAGAGGGAAAGAGCGACGACGACGAGGCCCCGGATGGAGGCTGGGGATGGGTGCTGGTCGGCGCCCTGTTCGTCAGCACAAGCCTCGTGTTCGGCCTGATGCGTAGCTTGGGCATCTTCTTTGTGGAGTTCGTGCAGTACTTCGAGGAGAGCGCTCAGGCCATCTCCTGGATCTCGTCCACGGGCCTGGCAGCGCAGCAGTTCTTCA gtccGCTGGGCACAGCACTGTGTAATGCATATGATACCCGGGTGGTGGTGATGACAGGGGGCTGTCTTGCTGGACTCGGCTTCATACTGGCCTCGCAGGCCACCAGTCTGGTCCACCTCTACCTCACCATGGGTGTGATTTCCG gtTTGGGCTGGGGGCTGGTCTTCACTCCCATGGTGGCTACAGTCATGGCCCACTTCACCCGCCGCCGCACCCTGGTGTTGGGAGTGGGCTTCTCGAGCATCGGACTCTCATCCTTCGCTTTCAACCCGCTCTTCCAGCTGCTGGTGGAGACGTACGCCTGGCGAGGGGCCCTCCTCATTCTGGGGGCCCTCAGCCTCAACATCGTGGCCTGCGGGGCTCTCATCCGCCCACGGCGGCGCTCTAAAGCCCCAGCGAAG GTGGATTCAGAGAGGAGGTCGTCATGTGCTGCCACGCTGCGGCGAGTCTCCTCCTACCTGGAGCTGTCGCTGCTCGTCGATAGGCCGTACGTTGTCTACACGTTGGCCGTCACTCTCCTTAACGTCGGCTACTTTGTGCCTTATTTCCACCTGGTGGCCCACAGCCGCCAAGCCGGCTTCTCGGAGTACCAAGCTGCTTTTGTCATGTCAGCTGCCGGTGCTACGGACATTTTGGGCCGCATAGTGTCAGGCTGGTTCTCGGACCTGGGTCACTTTCGGCTGATTCATTTGCTGACCGTGTGGACAACTCTGGCCGGTCTGTTCATCATGTTGCTGCCCGTGAGCTCCTTGTCCGGTTCCTACGCTGCACTGATGGCGATCAGCCTCCTCTACGGCTTCTGCTCCGGGGCGTTGACCTCTCTGGTGTTCGCGGTGGTGCCGATGATTGTGGGTGTGGAGCGCATGATGGGGGCCCTCGGGCTGCTGCAGCTCATCGAGAGCAGTGGCGGACTTCTGGGGACACCTTTGTCAG GGTTGCTCAAGGACGTCACGGGCAACTACACGGCTTCCTTCGTGGTCGCGGGCGGTTTCGTCGTTCTTGGTACTTTGACCATGACCACGCTGCCTCACTACTTCTCCTGCAAAGAGCTGCCGCCCCCTCAGAGACGGTCACTGGGTAACAAAGATAAGGGTTTGGACCCAGAGTTGGAACAGATGCACAGGTCGCCTACTGACACCAGTTGCAGAGGAGTTAATGAAGTATGCAGTAATCTCAAAGAATGT GAAGGAGACAACTGGGTCACCATAACCTGCTGGAAAAATGCAAAAGATATGGAATGA
- the slc16a13 gene encoding monocarboxylate transporter 13 isoform X1 → MAQPDPSLRDMTNAKPKAEGKSDDDEAPDGGWGWVLVGALFVSTSLVFGLMRSLGIFFVEFVQYFEESAQAISWISSTGLAAQQFFSPLGTALCNAYDTRVVVMTGGCLAGLGFILASQATSLVHLYLTMGVISGLGWGLVFTPMVATVMAHFTRRRTLVLGVGFSSIGLSSFAFNPLFQLLVETYAWRGALLILGALSLNIVACGALIRPRRRSKAPAKVDSERRSSCAATLRRVSSYLELSLLVDRPYVVYTLAVTLLNVGYFVPYFHLVAHSRQAGFSEYQAAFVMSAAGATDILGRIVSGWFSDLGHFRLIHLLTVWTTLAGLFIMLLPVSSLSGSYAALMAISLLYGFCSGALTSLVFAVVPMIVGVERMMGALGLLQLIESSGGLLGTPLSGLLKDVTGNYTASFVVAGGFVVLGTLTMTTLPHYFSCKELPPPQRRSLGNKDKGLDPELEQMHRSPTDTSCRGVNEVCSNLKECEGDNWVTITCWKNAKDME, encoded by the exons ATGGCTCAACCAG ATCCGTCTCTCCGAGACATGACCAACGCGAAGCCCAAAGCAGAGGGAAAGAGCGACGACGACGAGGCCCCGGATGGAGGCTGGGGATGGGTGCTGGTCGGCGCCCTGTTCGTCAGCACAAGCCTCGTGTTCGGCCTGATGCGTAGCTTGGGCATCTTCTTTGTGGAGTTCGTGCAGTACTTCGAGGAGAGCGCTCAGGCCATCTCCTGGATCTCGTCCACGGGCCTGGCAGCGCAGCAGTTCTTCA gtccGCTGGGCACAGCACTGTGTAATGCATATGATACCCGGGTGGTGGTGATGACAGGGGGCTGTCTTGCTGGACTCGGCTTCATACTGGCCTCGCAGGCCACCAGTCTGGTCCACCTCTACCTCACCATGGGTGTGATTTCCG gtTTGGGCTGGGGGCTGGTCTTCACTCCCATGGTGGCTACAGTCATGGCCCACTTCACCCGCCGCCGCACCCTGGTGTTGGGAGTGGGCTTCTCGAGCATCGGACTCTCATCCTTCGCTTTCAACCCGCTCTTCCAGCTGCTGGTGGAGACGTACGCCTGGCGAGGGGCCCTCCTCATTCTGGGGGCCCTCAGCCTCAACATCGTGGCCTGCGGGGCTCTCATCCGCCCACGGCGGCGCTCTAAAGCCCCAGCGAAG GTGGATTCAGAGAGGAGGTCGTCATGTGCTGCCACGCTGCGGCGAGTCTCCTCCTACCTGGAGCTGTCGCTGCTCGTCGATAGGCCGTACGTTGTCTACACGTTGGCCGTCACTCTCCTTAACGTCGGCTACTTTGTGCCTTATTTCCACCTGGTGGCCCACAGCCGCCAAGCCGGCTTCTCGGAGTACCAAGCTGCTTTTGTCATGTCAGCTGCCGGTGCTACGGACATTTTGGGCCGCATAGTGTCAGGCTGGTTCTCGGACCTGGGTCACTTTCGGCTGATTCATTTGCTGACCGTGTGGACAACTCTGGCCGGTCTGTTCATCATGTTGCTGCCCGTGAGCTCCTTGTCCGGTTCCTACGCTGCACTGATGGCGATCAGCCTCCTCTACGGCTTCTGCTCCGGGGCGTTGACCTCTCTGGTGTTCGCGGTGGTGCCGATGATTGTGGGTGTGGAGCGCATGATGGGGGCCCTCGGGCTGCTGCAGCTCATCGAGAGCAGTGGCGGACTTCTGGGGACACCTTTGTCAG GGTTGCTCAAGGACGTCACGGGCAACTACACGGCTTCCTTCGTGGTCGCGGGCGGTTTCGTCGTTCTTGGTACTTTGACCATGACCACGCTGCCTCACTACTTCTCCTGCAAAGAGCTGCCGCCCCCTCAGAGACGGTCACTGGGTAACAAAGATAAGGGTTTGGACCCAGAGTTGGAACAGATGCACAGGTCGCCTACTGACACCAGTTGCAGAGGAGTTAATGAAGTATGCAGTAATCTCAAAGAATGT GAAGGAGACAACTGGGTCACCATAACCTGCTGGAAAAATGCAAAAGATATGGAATGA
- the acap1 gene encoding arf-GAP with coiled-coil, ANK repeat and PH domain-containing protein 1 isoform X1 produces the protein MRLRTVVESLSCASCIRAEIEVVQSDVSELETRLEKLVKQCHAMLEAGRVYCQTSKSFVNGLRDLGQHCSGDKTMEECLDKFSIKLSIILEAQGDVIETTQKSVKTKLQNFVKEDVRRFKDVRKEFERGSECLEGALMRNAQAPRGKQHEVEEASNALLNARRTFRSEALDYVLEINVIEAKKKTDILMAMLSLMEAQAQLFQHGHQSLSELDEYRRKLNEEHTQFVLNSAREKRDMEQRHAAIKKKDVSYDDSIMDFNAASTNGIAMEGYLYKRASNAFKTWSRRWFSIQKSQLVYQKRFKDQPTAVVEDLRLCTVKPSAENERRFCFEVVSPSKCCLLQADSERQQQAWISAVQNSIASAFQEHRDDSHSPRQRCSSVSLNSLGGGGGGGVDQDNKGCKALEEVQAIPGNKNCCDCGEPGPDWASINLGITLCIVCSGIHRSLGVHFSKVRSLTLDSWEPELIKLMCELGNTVINRIYEARIDELTIKKPHPSSPRGDKESWIRSKYVEKKFTHKLPETGRNPLLRRASGRRNRTDTQDQAVQRPPLKPKPNRATLPRVTGLSPSDLVQKNNAHKDVDEEEEDLSGLHPGALLYRSAALQNFPVMADALAHGASVNWVNAAEESSTPLIQAVSANALAACEFLLQNSANVNQTDSNGRGPLHHATILGHTGLVCLFLKRGADYNAKDKTHKDPITIAVDTANADIVTLLRIAKMNKEMREMDGAFGQSGDETYHDIFRDFSHMASNNPEKLKRRSADPKT, from the exons ATGAGGCTTCGCACAGTGGTGGAAAGTTTGAGCTGTGCGAGCTGCATTCG agCTGAAATCGAAGTGGTCCAAAGCGATGTGAGTGAACTCGAGACACGACTAGAAAAG CTTGTGAAACAATGCCATGCCATGCTGGAGGCAGGCAGAGTCTACTGCCAGACCAGCAAGAGCTTTGTGAATGGCCTCCGGGATCTGGGGCAGCACTGCTCTGGGGACAAGACGATGGAG GAGTGTTTGGACAAATTTTCCATAAAGCTGTCTATCATCTTGGAGGCTCAGGGg gATGTGATTGAGACCACACAGAAGTCCGTCAAGACGAAGCTGCAGAACTTTGTCAAAGA AGATGTGCGTCGTTTCAAGGACGTGCGCAAGGAGTTTGAGCGCGGCAGCGAATGCCTGGAGGGGGCGCTGATGAGGAACGCTCAGGCCCCGCGGGGGAAGCAACACGAAGTGGAGGAGGCGAGCAACGCTCTGCTCAACGCTCGCAGGACCTTTCGGTCTGAGGCCCTGGATTACGTGCTGGAG aTTAACGTCATTGAGGCCAAGAAGAAGACAGACATCCTGATGGCA ATGTTGTCACTGATGGAGGCCCAGGCACAGCTCTTCCAACATGGCCACCAGTCTCTCTCCGAACTGGATGAGTATCGACGGAAGTTGAACGAAGAG CACACTCAGTTTGTCCTAAATTCTGCCCGAGAGAAGAGAGACATGGAGCAAAGACATGCTGcaataaagaaaaag GACGTGTCCTATGATGACTCGATCATGGATTTCAACGCTGCCTCAACGAATGGGATTGCCATGGAGGGATACCTCTACAAGAGAGCCAGCAACGCCTTCAAGACCTGGAGCAG GCGTTGGTTTTCGATTCAGAAAAGTCAGCTGGTGTATCAGAAGAGATTCAAG GACCAGCCGACAGCTGTGGTGGAGGACTTGCGTCTCTGCACAGTGAAGCCCAGCGCTGAAAACGAGAGGCGCTTCTGCTTTGAAGTGGTCTCCCCGTCAAA gtgttgtTTGTTGCAGGCCGACTCCGAGAGGCAGCAGCAGGCGTGGATCAGTGCCGTCCAAAACAGCATCGCCTCAGCCTTTCAGGAGCACAGAGACGATTCACACAGccca AGACAGCGCTGCAGCTCGGTGTCTCTGAACAGtttgggaggagggggaggaggaggagtggatcAGGATAACAAGGGCTGCAAGGCCTTGGAGGAGGTCCAGGCAATCCCGGGTAACAAGAACTGCTGCGACTGTGGGGAGCCTGGTCCTGATTGGGCCTCTATCAACCTGGGCATCACGCTTTGTATCGTCTGCTCAGGaatacacag GAGCCTGGGAGTCCATTTCTCCAAAGTACGCTCCCTCACTCTCGACTCCTGGGAGCCAGAGCTCATTAAG ttgatgtGTGAATTAGGAAACACAGTAATCAACAGGATCTACGAGGCTCGGATTGATGAGCTCACCATCAAGAAGCCCCACCCCTCCAGTCCCAG aggagacaaggagtcGTGGATCCGATCAAAGTACGTTGAAAAGAAGTTCACCCATAAGCTGCCCGAGACCGGCAGGAACCCGCTGCTGAGGCGAGCCAGCGGCAGGAGGAACCGAACCGACACGCAGGACCAGGCCGTCCAGCGGCCGCCGCTCAAACCCAAGCCGAACCGAGCCACTCTGCCTCGGGTCACAG GGCTGAGCCCCAGTGACCTTGTCCAAAAGAACAATGCACACAAAG ACGttgacgaagaggaagaggatctGAGCGGACTGCACCCCGGGGCGTTGTTGTACCGCTCGGCAGCCCTGCAGAACTTCCCCGTCATGGCGGACGCTTTGGCCCACGGCGCCAGCGTCAACTGGGTCAACGCGGCCGAGGAGTCCAGCACGCCGCTGATACAGGCGGTTTCAGCG AATGCGCTGGCAGCCTGCGAGTTCCTGCTGCAGAACAGTGCCAACGTCAACCAGACAGACAGCAATGGAAGAGGACCGCTTCACCACGCCACCATCCTGGGTCACACCgg GCTGGTTTGTCTCTTCTTGAAGCGAGGAGCCGACTACAACGCCAAAGACAAGACTCACAAAGACCCCATCACTATTGCCGTGGACACCGCCAACGCTGACATCGTCACTTT GCTGCGCATCGCCAAAATGAACAAGGAGATGCGGGAGATGGACGGAGCGTTTGGCCAATCAG gtgaTGAAACCTACCACGACATCTTCAGAGACTTTTCACACATGGCCTCAAACAACCCAGAGAAGCTCAAGCGCCGCAGTGCCGACCCCAAAACCTaa
- the acap1 gene encoding arf-GAP with coiled-coil, ANK repeat and PH domain-containing protein 1 isoform X2, with protein MTVKLDFEECLKDSPRFRAEIEVVQSDVSELETRLEKLVKQCHAMLEAGRVYCQTSKSFVNGLRDLGQHCSGDKTMEECLDKFSIKLSIILEAQGDVIETTQKSVKTKLQNFVKEDVRRFKDVRKEFERGSECLEGALMRNAQAPRGKQHEVEEASNALLNARRTFRSEALDYVLEINVIEAKKKTDILMAMLSLMEAQAQLFQHGHQSLSELDEYRRKLNEEHTQFVLNSAREKRDMEQRHAAIKKKDVSYDDSIMDFNAASTNGIAMEGYLYKRASNAFKTWSRRWFSIQKSQLVYQKRFKDQPTAVVEDLRLCTVKPSAENERRFCFEVVSPSKCCLLQADSERQQQAWISAVQNSIASAFQEHRDDSHSPRQRCSSVSLNSLGGGGGGGVDQDNKGCKALEEVQAIPGNKNCCDCGEPGPDWASINLGITLCIVCSGIHRSLGVHFSKVRSLTLDSWEPELIKLMCELGNTVINRIYEARIDELTIKKPHPSSPRGDKESWIRSKYVEKKFTHKLPETGRNPLLRRASGRRNRTDTQDQAVQRPPLKPKPNRATLPRVTGLSPSDLVQKNNAHKDVDEEEEDLSGLHPGALLYRSAALQNFPVMADALAHGASVNWVNAAEESSTPLIQAVSANALAACEFLLQNSANVNQTDSNGRGPLHHATILGHTGLVCLFLKRGADYNAKDKTHKDPITIAVDTANADIVTLLRIAKMNKEMREMDGAFGQSGDETYHDIFRDFSHMASNNPEKLKRRSADPKT; from the exons ATGACCGTCAAGCTGGACTTTGAGGAGTGTTTGAAAGACTCTCCTCGCTTCAG agCTGAAATCGAAGTGGTCCAAAGCGATGTGAGTGAACTCGAGACACGACTAGAAAAG CTTGTGAAACAATGCCATGCCATGCTGGAGGCAGGCAGAGTCTACTGCCAGACCAGCAAGAGCTTTGTGAATGGCCTCCGGGATCTGGGGCAGCACTGCTCTGGGGACAAGACGATGGAG GAGTGTTTGGACAAATTTTCCATAAAGCTGTCTATCATCTTGGAGGCTCAGGGg gATGTGATTGAGACCACACAGAAGTCCGTCAAGACGAAGCTGCAGAACTTTGTCAAAGA AGATGTGCGTCGTTTCAAGGACGTGCGCAAGGAGTTTGAGCGCGGCAGCGAATGCCTGGAGGGGGCGCTGATGAGGAACGCTCAGGCCCCGCGGGGGAAGCAACACGAAGTGGAGGAGGCGAGCAACGCTCTGCTCAACGCTCGCAGGACCTTTCGGTCTGAGGCCCTGGATTACGTGCTGGAG aTTAACGTCATTGAGGCCAAGAAGAAGACAGACATCCTGATGGCA ATGTTGTCACTGATGGAGGCCCAGGCACAGCTCTTCCAACATGGCCACCAGTCTCTCTCCGAACTGGATGAGTATCGACGGAAGTTGAACGAAGAG CACACTCAGTTTGTCCTAAATTCTGCCCGAGAGAAGAGAGACATGGAGCAAAGACATGCTGcaataaagaaaaag GACGTGTCCTATGATGACTCGATCATGGATTTCAACGCTGCCTCAACGAATGGGATTGCCATGGAGGGATACCTCTACAAGAGAGCCAGCAACGCCTTCAAGACCTGGAGCAG GCGTTGGTTTTCGATTCAGAAAAGTCAGCTGGTGTATCAGAAGAGATTCAAG GACCAGCCGACAGCTGTGGTGGAGGACTTGCGTCTCTGCACAGTGAAGCCCAGCGCTGAAAACGAGAGGCGCTTCTGCTTTGAAGTGGTCTCCCCGTCAAA gtgttgtTTGTTGCAGGCCGACTCCGAGAGGCAGCAGCAGGCGTGGATCAGTGCCGTCCAAAACAGCATCGCCTCAGCCTTTCAGGAGCACAGAGACGATTCACACAGccca AGACAGCGCTGCAGCTCGGTGTCTCTGAACAGtttgggaggagggggaggaggaggagtggatcAGGATAACAAGGGCTGCAAGGCCTTGGAGGAGGTCCAGGCAATCCCGGGTAACAAGAACTGCTGCGACTGTGGGGAGCCTGGTCCTGATTGGGCCTCTATCAACCTGGGCATCACGCTTTGTATCGTCTGCTCAGGaatacacag GAGCCTGGGAGTCCATTTCTCCAAAGTACGCTCCCTCACTCTCGACTCCTGGGAGCCAGAGCTCATTAAG ttgatgtGTGAATTAGGAAACACAGTAATCAACAGGATCTACGAGGCTCGGATTGATGAGCTCACCATCAAGAAGCCCCACCCCTCCAGTCCCAG aggagacaaggagtcGTGGATCCGATCAAAGTACGTTGAAAAGAAGTTCACCCATAAGCTGCCCGAGACCGGCAGGAACCCGCTGCTGAGGCGAGCCAGCGGCAGGAGGAACCGAACCGACACGCAGGACCAGGCCGTCCAGCGGCCGCCGCTCAAACCCAAGCCGAACCGAGCCACTCTGCCTCGGGTCACAG GGCTGAGCCCCAGTGACCTTGTCCAAAAGAACAATGCACACAAAG ACGttgacgaagaggaagaggatctGAGCGGACTGCACCCCGGGGCGTTGTTGTACCGCTCGGCAGCCCTGCAGAACTTCCCCGTCATGGCGGACGCTTTGGCCCACGGCGCCAGCGTCAACTGGGTCAACGCGGCCGAGGAGTCCAGCACGCCGCTGATACAGGCGGTTTCAGCG AATGCGCTGGCAGCCTGCGAGTTCCTGCTGCAGAACAGTGCCAACGTCAACCAGACAGACAGCAATGGAAGAGGACCGCTTCACCACGCCACCATCCTGGGTCACACCgg GCTGGTTTGTCTCTTCTTGAAGCGAGGAGCCGACTACAACGCCAAAGACAAGACTCACAAAGACCCCATCACTATTGCCGTGGACACCGCCAACGCTGACATCGTCACTTT GCTGCGCATCGCCAAAATGAACAAGGAGATGCGGGAGATGGACGGAGCGTTTGGCCAATCAG gtgaTGAAACCTACCACGACATCTTCAGAGACTTTTCACACATGGCCTCAAACAACCCAGAGAAGCTCAAGCGCCGCAGTGCCGACCCCAAAACCTaa